Below is a genomic region from Hevea brasiliensis isolate MT/VB/25A 57/8 chromosome 3, ASM3005281v1, whole genome shotgun sequence.
TTACACAGACATATATATTCAAATTGtaaacaaaattaaattaatttaaattgtcTTTAAAAAATGAGTGGTTTTCTTAACTATTACGAATCCCATGCTATCTCTCATAAATTGAAAATTCATCACCCAAATTAGTATGAGAATGATGTTTAGTGGACCTGTACCTATTTGCACAGCCTcagttaattttatatttttttaataagaatCAATACATTCTTTATAAGCGTTCTCTTCATATTGAAATaggttaaatttttagttttaattaatttttttaaataaaaacttttaacaaaatttaacaattgaatttgattaaattaaaattaaaaagaaaaaactgGACCAAAATTAAAATGACAAGAACTtgcaatttcaattttttttttaatccgaaATCGAAATCGAGAATTTTAATTTAGTTTGGTCCATTGGCTTGGATTCTCTGCTTACCTGAAAATCAGAATTGCTGACTGGTTGTTAATAAAGGAAATATTATCATATGCTTGACCTAAAAAATGATGGGTCTGAGATTTGCAAAAAGACGAAAACAAAAGTGGTAGAGCTTAAAATCCAATTTGAAGTTTTCCTCTATGATTGAGAAGATGCAATCATGCATGGAAAATTAGGTGCATATGGtacttataatttaattgtgtaagtATAACTTGTTAAACATATCCTAATTCTCTAATTATTATCGTGAATTGTGGTTCCTTGTCTACATTCTCTAACCGTTTGATACGCTAATTAGATTTTTGTCTGATTAGTCTTTTTCTCTTagatgaaatataaaattttacaaaaatttaatttgattgatttttttttgtcaaattttatatttaaaataaaaaaattaattgttttaatttaaaaaaaaattcattttcaattagAAATGAAATATGACTATTTGgcaattcaattgaatttttttttacaaatcatttatttcaaataatgttatttatttttttaataaaatataataaaaaaaggaAATCATGTCTAATTCCGAATTTCTTTTTCGATATAGTGAAAGTTTTTATATTTTTGGTAAAAGTTATACATttcattgaaaaaaaattatctgtagaaaaaaataattcaattctaataaaatcatttttttatgattttatttgttttaaataatttttttttaaattaaaacgaACTGAATTTTTTTCACCTATTAAATTTTCAGACATAAaacttgataaaaaaattaattgaattaaattctcataaaattttagtttttaaataagaaataaagaaaataattgtacTCTATACCGTTCAACATTATGATCTTTTAAAGAAACAATTTTAAggattaataataatataaaaaattaatataatatagaaTCTTTCAATTAAGGTGGGATATGTTTTTTcgattaaataattaatcaataatattaatttaaaaatgtggaattgacctaaattgattgaagatccattttaaaaaaaaaaaattcaaagcaTATTATTTTTTCCCacgttaaaattattattaattatcttATAATTAGTATCTAAGAGACTAATGATAAAGTTGGGATTTTTAAGGGCGGATGGCAGAGTTTGAATTTTACAAATTACAATCTCTCCCCTAATAGTTTAAAATTGATACTTTATCATTCACTGGATAAAGAATagctgtttaaaaaaaaaaaaaaaaatcatgaatggtgcaaataaaaaaaataaagatccaAGAGACTTCAATGCAGAAAACGAGGGCATATACGATAAAAATAGTTGTTGTTCTCAAAAAAACAAAGATAAAAATAGTTGTTTAAGGAAAGTTCATATTCTTTCCAACACATATTTTAAACAATGTTccttcaaataaattttatattaagaaTTAGATGAACTACCTTCAGATTTTGATGGATTAAAAAATAAATGGTTGAGACGTTGTGATGCCTTCTTTACCTACACAAAGCAAGTACTTGCGTCAAATTAGTCCAATGCATACCAAATTTTAATTACTATTTTAGCATAGACTCTGCTTTAGTATGAATCCATGATATTGGATATACGGTGAAACTCTAATCCCACACATGTTTGTATCTTGAAACGATTAGGTCTAGTAAGAAATTGTTGAAATCTATCTTTAATTTACAAACCTGCTCATCCCAATTAGTCTTCCATATGAGGCAAGATAAGATAATTGTCTGCGTTAGTACTCCACACAGCATTCCAATCCACAAACCCTGAACCACGGCGGAAAACTATAtcagaaaaaaaaatgcaaaaatgGAGTAGGTTGCCTGCAGGCACAACTCAGGTAGTCAGTACAAGTGACCTAATGTGAAACATCCCACGTTTATGGGCTTTATTGGGGATTGATGTACATAGCCTAATCCTAATCCTATTTTGCAAAAAAGTTGTTTTTGTGGCTTGATTGATACATTTAGCaaattagataaaattttgagTCTTGCATGCTTAGTCAAGTGATCAATGCGCCTCACAATTtggataataaaaatattttcgaAGTTGGAGTTGTGTGCTTCACTTGGACAATCAGTATTACTTATTACCTTGACTTGAAGATGAGCGACGTATCCAAGCACAACTCCTAAGGGTATCCCAACGCCATAATAGCTTCCCAAGTTAATATATGCAACAACACTTTTTTGACCGGAACCTACAGTTATTCCTGCAGAAATTTAGGTATTTTAGAGCTTGGAAGTTCACTAGAAACCTAATTTAATAGAGGTTTGATTTTGAGAATGATATACTTGCCGGAGATTACTGGCTGAATGCTGTTGAATAGCAATGTGAATGAAAGTGGAACGGAGAGTTCTGAAACAGTATCTGCAACTTCCTCACTCTCTgtgaaaatatatgaaatttctcgACCGAAGATTAACGCCAAAATCCAGAATACCACtccaatacatattgaagtgaaaAGAACGACTTTAATGGCAAATTTTGCAGCCTTCGCATCTACCCTCCCCAATTCATTCGATACACGCACGCTGTGCAAATTACAAATTATATGGATCTCATCTATTATATAAGTGGGTCTCACCATTCATCTAGGTGGTGTAAGTAAGAAGCAATACCTTGCAGCTGCTAAGAATGCAAGGCAGATCATAAATTGCCACGCACTGACATTAAGGCTGTGACAAGAAATTAGCTCTAATTAGATggatgaaaacaaagaaaattcCTTCGTCTtaaaaagttaaatttaattattacaatACAAGGCTGATTCATTCTTACCAAATGGAGAAAGCTAATATTGCAACGGCTGCGTTTTTCATATATCCAGCCACAAGTACTAGAATAGAATTGTACCAAAGTTCTAAGCTAtcaaagaattaaataaataattaaaaattttttaatatgataATTAGAAATGCACATATAATATTTTTGCTTTTAAGATGAAATTGTAGAAAGGAATAAAGAAACTTGGAATAATCACCAAAGCATGAAACCGGAGGAATTGAGAGCCTGACGACGGGAAGGAGATCGGAAAAGGCAGCAGTGGTAAACCCTTTCCAAGTGTTAGGACACCACCCTCCGAAAATGTACACAAATTCTCCAATGACAATTAACCAAGCAGAAATGTTCAATGCACCCATTGCTCCATTGATCCCCCAGTCAAGTTTGATCACAAAAAACCAGCTCAAAAACACATGAATCACGAAGGAAATAGCAGAAAACCATCCAATAATACAGTTCTTCATCTGGGATTGCAAGTACATTTGCATTGTCAAGCCAAACACAAAGTAGTAGAGGAAAGGAATGAACCATAGAGAGATTTTTCCAGCTGCTGATGCTATATCCTCCTCCTGCCCAATTAGTTTCAAAATTGGTGTGGCGAAGATGAAGAGAGGGAGCAATATCGTCGTAAGAGTATGATCAACGATCCATGATCGCTGCAAATATATTCCCAACATGTGGTGTTGTGCAGCTCCAAATGCCTGTCCGCATAATGTTTCAGTTGCGCTTGACATGCCAATCTGCCAAAGACAACGTCTTTATGCTGAATATATATGCATActgaaaaagaattaaaagacGACGAAAATCTTACCAGTATCCCCATAACAAATCGCACGAAGAAGGTTTGTTCAATTGCATATGCAGCTAGCTGCAACTCGCCGATGTGACCAAGAAATAACTGAGTCACCACTATGATTCCGAAAGAAGTCACTCTAGCCACCATTCCAGGGAAGGCAACCCTCCATATCTTCTTAGACTCTGTCCAAATCCTGCTTGTCAAATTAGCAGAGTCTTGTTCTTCTGATCTCAGAAGCCTTTGTTCCACTGATTCGTTCATAGTTCTGCACAAGGGTGTGCCAAAATTATTAACCCAGTTCTTGATCTTTAagtttttatctttcaattcataTTGCtccaaaaaaacttaaaaaacttCCAATTCATATATGCCAGACTTTTTTTTTGCAGACTTATGTGCCAGACTGGTAGTTGGAAGTTGGAACTTGCTTATATGTACAAACATTGAAAGGGACCTAGCCACTTCTACTCGTCTTCACCTGTTGTAgttggaaaagcatgatccatcatacttcccctaggcacattagcatttacaacctcttctccttgggctacattttcattgtttcgatcatttccagcattaccaccaattctaattctttcatcaaccatgacttcttctaattcagtttctctcagagcttcttttctttttctagtttctttcttgttggctttacaaaatttctcaatttcaggattgaacaataaggatgtgtcacttgtgcttctagctcttctcataaaagattaaaagtacctgaaaaagaataaacaaacaaaaaatgaaaagataacaaaaataaaactataaacaactaaaataatcaagaactcaatcttaaacaaacaactccccggcaatggcgccaaaaacttgatgtggcccaaccgcaagtgcacgggtcgtacaagtagtatagaaaaaagatatcgttcccacgaggagttgtgttaatgattgaatttttgatataaaaagttgattaaattgaactatctttgaaattaaagtaacaaattgatgggtatttgagtatgaaatctatatgtgcaaaatcaaaAATCTATCcaaaaatgtattaattaaactaaaattgcatcaaattgaaataagcaagttcaaatatggcaatatttaaaatggcaagcaattaaaattcaattagaaattgacaataATAAAAagacgattccggagttcgggatttcatattcgagctattttgggattttgaattggttatccaatcttgcggAACTTacgagttttaaggagattaattcttaaatcctttcaataccctttcgagtgagacaaagagtgccttaatcaatctaatcctactttcgtggagttagagttaattaagacccattaggttctttaattaatctgtgaatcctcttaatccttagtctatttctagatctaagttaattaagtccaatttcttgattatctatcacaaggccttctcctttcggtgcctcaaccatggattaagaacatcacttaatgggatcctacactaagcgtgtcattaagcacacaagaaatgaataaaactcattaagaccacaaaatatggattacccaatcaaaatccacaaaatatctcaaatattacaacacttactctaaatcaaaataaaactactcactacccataatgtttacaagaaattcttagtttgtatggaaataaagctttaatctaagctagaaacaataaactaaacactagaaatgtaggaaaatgtaagaaaagaaaggaatCTCCAAATGTTGGAAATGGTATGGAAAATGGATATGACTctcctctccctttttgctctccTTCTTCTTgtcctctaaaatgggaaatgggactatttatagtattttgacatggagccctaaaatggtgtgtttgaggagggaTTTTTTAGGGAATCtcactcattaatgaactctttatggatgCATAAGTGGAATAGTCATCCCTTTTGATTTTTTTGGTTTTCTCGTTCACTTATGCAAACGCATGAcatggtgcataggttatgcacgtgaaagtgcataagggaggcgtgaatgtgcataagggaggcgtgaatgtgcataagcatGCACatttgatttttctccttatgtagatccgcatagcttatgcggcaagttatgcacaattttggtcaatgcatatttcagcttgaaaacttgtttttgacatctttggttgtggaagtcactcctcaatggcaaaatttcctttcagtccttcacaaacaccatttttcctacaaaacaaaataaaaattacaaattaatccaaaattgacaattatgaaaaactaactaaataactaatgaaattagctaaaaataactaataataaaataaaatggctatgaaattagacctaaatgactatgcaaaatgtatgcatcaaatataaTCAAGTTATTTCAGGAAATAAATTTCAGACTAAGTCTTtgtttatttcatgaaaaataatttgtatatgaaaaatatttttcatagaaaatattttctaaaaaaatatctttCATAAAAAATTTTCTGTTATTTAATTGCAAtatttaattaatgatatatatttatatcatatatgtataagtattttcatatttcaataagATTATGAAAGtctaaaatatagaaaataactttctttttaagaagagaaagttatttttcttaaaaataatttaattttttctttaatcagaaaaatatttttcgtttaCTTATTTTCTTAAGTGCTTCAAGTgctaaaaaatgtgaaaaatatttttaaaaaattatttttttgaaacaaatgaaaattaaatataattgtattttacttaaaagaaattttaaactatttaaggaaatatttttttataatcaaCTCCAATTGAAATTTGAGATTTTACAGCTCTACTGTTGACTAAAACTCaatgataaattattaattaattataattataatatacctTTTAAAATATTGCAATTCCAATCCAATTTCATAGAATTGAAAATAGCTTAAAATGAGCTTTTGACGATTATTGCCAGGGATTACAATTCTTATTTTATATAaatgttaaattttaaaaataaataaatattatttagttgtttatcaatttatttattcttattaattatattattactattaatatcaataatttattaattatataagttCCTacgtaaaattatttatatattaataatatggTTCTGCAtatgtataaatatataatattattacttTATTTATATAATGTTAATATTTGATGGTGGAGCATGTAATTGAAGGGAACCTATCCTCTTATATAATCctcctcttttttttcttttttttttttttttggccactGCTGCTTGTAGTCTCAACATATGATGTGATCGATAGAagcaattaatttgaaatttgaaagaagCAAGAAGCATGGCATTTGTGACTATATGCAAACGTACTCATCTGCTCCCTACTTTACCTTTGGAATTTCAACCACCTGTCAGCTCCATCTGTTGGCTCATGCATGGAATTTCAATCTCTTGATAGCCACCTGCTtgcacatgcatacatggattttacataatattttattttgtaatAATAAAGTAATGCTTCACGTTTATGTAATTTCATAGTAGTTACAGAGCCATATGTACAATGTTCGCTCGCCTGGCTTTGGTCCAGTGACAAGGACATAATAAATTTATCCCCAGATCCCTCCTCTCccccaaccaaaaaaaaaattatgtgtacAATGTTTAGAGTCTCACAAGTCACATCAAAAGTATAAGGCAAAACCCTAATCTCCTGTAGCATAACATTCTTCCTACTATGGCTGAAGTGATATGAACAAGTAACATATGAAAACCGTAAGTGTTCGATAATTTCCCGTTACTTGCCTACAAATTTTACTGGAATAGCCAATAGAACTCTTTACTTGCGTGGTCAGCAAATCATTTAGCTACGACGATTAGAGTTATTAAACAACTTTTTAAATAATTCCCTCCAAATTACTtttcttaataaaattaaattgtttttaaaaaatCTTagaatttgcaaaaaaaaaaaaaagatctctataaaaattatcaatacTGGGGAAAAGACAAATTAATTTTCAAGCCCtttatttgtttttgtttttgtctatatttacacataattatttcttttaatatttttacacTATTGTTAACaaatttatcatatttttatttttttactatatTAAATAACTTTTTAACATTCTTAAATATTAGATAGCacgtgattaaaaaaaataaatactgaataaaattttcataaagaATTTGCAAAATGGATTTTACTTGAAcatgcttttttttttaaattatttttgttatATAACTGGTGGATAAAAATTAGTATTGTAATGGTCTtacaaacaaaaatttaaagaagtctaaataattaaatttaattagattagattctatttatttcatgaaaaataatttgtatatgaaaaatatttaaaaaaatatattttttatgaaaatattttttgcactttggttataatattaaattaattatatgtgtTTGTCATGTATGCATaaatgtttttaaattttaataagattattaaaatttagaaagtAAAAAATACTCTCTTTTAATAAAGGaagtcattttctttaaaaatgacttaacctctttttttaatgaaaaaaaaatcattttctttaaaaatgatttaattatttttaattaaaaattttttttattgacttATTTTTTAAGTGTTCCAAACATTAGAAAATATAAAGTGAAACAAACATAGTCTTAATTTTTTACAATAAATAAATGTTTTTAAataatgatttaattttagttattaaaattatagtataattttaattaaaaaaatcaatgttttttatttgaaaacagttaaagatatattttttataaaaaaacaatttaaaacaattttattttttctaaatcttaattgaaattaaaaaaattagttttttaatcctttatttaaaaattaatatatatatatataatttcattttttaattttttttaaaatcactTTAATGTTTTTCACAAGTCAATAGTCACAGTGACTTAACCATTGAACTATTAatacatttcaaatatatatacacACGCACACACAAAAGTGAGTGTGTGGTGATAAACCcattttatataggtattttagggtagttttgcatctattttatcctttttagtttagtaattttatacTTTCagtgcttattttagttaatttattaattttagtttcattatatttgatttttgaaattttaatatttttaataggttttaataaggtttaaaggcaaaaaggtccatatagaagaaatttAAAGTGATTTAGAAGCTTAAAATAacgtaaaaaataaagaaaatttgtcTAAAGAAGAAGATCAACCGAGATTTTCAAGGGCTTCAACATGTCCCATGTTGAAAGTCGTGTGAAGATAAGAGTCAGCCAGCaggaatccacatgaggcatTTAGATTTAACATTGGGTCGTGCAGACAGAGATTTTGGAACAAAATCTCCCTAAAGTTTCAAGGACTTCAACAAGCCCCGTGTAGATAGTcgtgcagaatctaaaggctcctcctccgaataacatgaggcatgttgaaaATAACTTAAATCTACATAAGGCATGTGGGATGGCGCTGGCAGATTTGCTGACataaaaaaattttctcttttcacaccttttacatcttttgtctttatccctttaAAGGCCATTTTTTTAGGCCAAAGtttgaggggatatataagcatcatattctcatttttaccataaggagaaagagaaagaaaaatcaaagaagaaaggaaaaaaggaATCACGCTATTTTTTTTGGAGGAAGGATTCCTGCATAGTAACATTTCCAGcttctattttcagaaatttagattctcttcttctaggttcttttatttttagtcttattttcatgttttcttgatctatttcatattttctacttgtaaacacaagcatgagtgagtagatacatAAGATTTTAGAGTTGagtgtaatgatttaagttttatttgcgGATTTGGACTGGTTTTAGGCAGATTTTAGTATATATAGGTTTTtattcttatcttgtgtgcttatttacatacccattgttggtaccctttgggttttgtTTTTAATCTTAAATTGAAAGACtgagaggtgaaaatctatgatagataatcaagataatgaacttaatcacctagtgttagaaataaactaatGGGCTAaaaggaatttcaagttgattaaagtgcttaaaatgttttgggtaattaaacattgCATAAGAAtgggtttagtttcctttaaaacactctttagtttacttgaaagagaaattaaaggaaataataatcaacttccttcaaacttgtatttcccttgATCTTGATTTTTTctatccaaatcccaatgaaatttTCTTCATTAACCACAACTTTGGAATTAATTttgccattaattaattaaatctttagttacttgctgaaattttagtaaattagcatagtacttagaaatttaattacttatttattataaattccttatttttctaatttaatttgcTGCATCTCTTACTCTACTTTTTGGCACACATTATCGATAGCCTAAATAATCATGatttttatagtttggtacttgtcacaagggtttttgcggtcgcctggacgaactctcaccgaagtgggaaaagtgaggagtcatcaCTTTAATTttcagggaaattaaagaaaaccatttgtaagaaaaatttaaaaagaaaccacttcgaaaacaa
It encodes:
- the LOC110651316 gene encoding LOW QUALITY PROTEIN: protein DETOXIFICATION 24 (The sequence of the model RefSeq protein was modified relative to this genomic sequence to represent the inferred CDS: inserted 1 base in 1 codon) — translated: MNESVEQRLLRSEEQDSANLTSRIWTESKKIWRVAFPGMVARVTSFGIIVVTQLFLGHIGELQLAAYAIEQTFFVRFVMGILIGMSSATETLCGQAFGAAQHHMLGIYLQRSWIVDHTLTTILLPLFIFATPILKLIGQEEDIASAAGKISLWFIPFLYYFVFGLTMQMYLQSQMKNCIIGWFSAISFVIHVFLSWFFVIKLDWGINGAMGALNISAWLIVIGEFVYIFGGWCPNTWKGFTTAAFSDLLPVVRLSXSSGFMLCLELWYNSILVLVAGYMKNAAVAILAFSICLNVSAWQFMICLAFLAAASVRVSNELGRVDAKAAKFAIKVVLFTSICIGVVFWILALIFGREISYIFTESEEVADTVSELSVPLSFTLLFNSIQPVISGITVGSGQKSVVAYINLGSYYGVGIPLGVVLGYVAHLQVKGLWIGMLCGVLTQTIILSCLIWKTNWDEQVKKASQRLNHLFFNPSKSEGSSSNS